The genomic region AAATACTACGACGGCATCCGGATCCCCGATGAACTGGCGGACGGACTCTGTTGGATCAACTGCTTTTTTTGCTGCAAATGTTCCAAACGCTGCAGCATATGCAATACAACCTCCAATTGCAAGTATCACAACTATTCCAATGATAAGATTGACTCGTTTTTTCATTCAGCAGCACCGGCACACGGAAGATTGGGTCCAATAAAATAAGGCTTATAAATATTTTATTATTATGATAAATATGCAGATCTGGTTATACTCAGGAAAATGTACGGAAAAAGAAGAAACCGGGGATGGTTATGCCCGGTTGACCAGGTTGATGGCATTGACAAGCGCCTCGACCGAGGAGAGGACGATATCGTCGCCGCTCCCGCTCGCATCGAAGATCTTCCCGTACTCGTTCTCAACCGCGATCGTCACATGGCACATCGCATCCGATCCGCCCGATATGGCCTCGATGGAAAACTCCTTGAGCTGGAGTTTTGCAGGGGTGATCCCGAGGATCGCGTTCAGCGCTGCATCGACAGGGCCGTTGCCGACCGCCGAGAAGACATGCTCCTTCCCGTTCACGAGTGCCCGGACGCTGGCAGTCGGGATCGCGTGGTTCCCGGTCATGATGGCGATATCCTTCAGGTCGAGAGCCTTGTGGCTGAGTTCAATGCCCATAACGGACTCGGCAATCTCGTACAGGTCCGCGTCGGTGACCCTCTTGCCCTTGTTTGCAACGGCCTTCACTTTCTCGACAATTGCATCCAGCTGGGTACCTTCCGGGTCGATGTGGACATCCTTAAGCATCTGCTGCACCGCGTGCCTTCCCACGTGTTTTCCCAGGGTGAGCCTGCGCCGGTGCCCGACCATCTCGGGGGTCATGATGCCCGGCTCGAACGTGGCTGAGTTCTGGAGTACGCCGTGCGAGTGGATGCCGCTCTCGTGCGAGAAGACATTTTCGCCAACCACCGGCTGGGTGGGGGGGATGCCGATGCCGCTGAACCGGGAGATCAGGCGCGAGGTCTCGACCAGCCGTTCTTTGGTGATCCCGGTCTTTATCCGGTACATCGACTCCATGATCATCACGGTCTGGGCAAGGTCGGCATTGCCGGCCCGTTCCCCGAGACCATTGACGGTCACCTGCACCTGCGAGGCTCCGGCTTCTACCGCTGCTATCGTGTTTGCAACCGCGAGGCCGAAGTCATTGTGGCAGTGGACATCGATGGGGCACTTCACTTCCCGGTTGATGCGGGCAATGAGCGTCTTCATGGCGGACGGCGAGATGACTCCCACCGTGTCGGGTACGTTGATGATCGTAGCCCCGGCATCGGCAGCAGTCCGGAATACTTCGATTAAGTAATCCCAGTCCGTCCTTGTGGCATCCATGGCGGAGAACATGCAGAGATCGGAGCGCTTCCGGATATAGCCGATGATGTCGGCCGTTATCTCGAGCACTTCCTTTCTCGACTTGTTGATCGTGTTCTCCCGCTGGATATCCGAGGTCGGGATGAAGACATGCACCATGTCGACATTGCAGTCAAGGCAGGCGTCCACATCAGCTTTTACGGAGCGGGCAAGCCCGCAGATCACTGATTCCAGGCCGAGTTTTTTGATAGCGCTTACCGTCTCTTTCTCGGCTTTTGAAGATGCAGGGAAACCTGCCTCTATGGCGTGTACGCCGATTGCGGAGAGCTGGCGGGCAATTTCAATCTTCTGTTCAAATGTAAATGCAATACCAGGGGTCTGTTCTCCGTCACGTAATGTCGTGTCAAAAACAGTTACTTCTTCACGAGCACAGCTATCGGTGAAGAAGACGATCCCCCGCAACATCCTTGCGAGCAGTCATACAAACAAATTGGGTATGCGAATTATTTAAAGAATCGCTGCACCACATGTGAAAAAACGGCCTTTTTGGGGGCAAAACCCGGATCTCTTACGATATGTTTAATAGGAAACTTGCCATACATTAGTAGCGCAGTGCCCCGCCTTAACTCAGCCTGGTAGAGTGCGCGGCTGTAGTATGGTTTACCGTTTGAGGTAACTGCGCGGCTACCGCGATGTCCCCGGTTCGAATCTGGGAGGCGGGATTACTGTAAAAATGCCCAGGTAGTGTAGTGGCCTATCATGATTGCCTGTCACGCAATCGACTCGGATTCGAATTCCGACCTGGGCGTAATTCTTTTAGTGTTTCCTCTGTGATTTGAGGAGACGTTTCAATTTTGTTTGGTTTACACCCCTCTACTGACGAGAGTTTTTTGACATTATTCTGTTGTTCTGAATCGGATGGTGTAAACTGCTTATTTTCTATTGCTAAAAAAAATCCACCATCGACTTTGTAGATTGATACAGGTTTTCCAATGAGTGCGCGATCATGACCCCAAGGAAACTGAATATAAGGTGCTAGAAAGCCAGCCTTGGGAGCCATCCTCTTGAAGGTAGTATCAGCAATCAACTCCATTCAAACCACCTCTTGCTTCTTCTGACCCTTTTGATTTCGCCCTTTGGGTTCCTTCTCCATAATTTTAACAAGTGTTTCAAGACTTTTCTTCATCCCATTCATTTCAACTTCCATGACAGAAAGACGATTTTCAATGCCTCTGGTGATATTGCGTCGGGCAACCCTTTCTGGAAGGATTGAATCATTATCCCCCTCTAGAACTAGCGTAAATACGCATCTACCAGCCTCATCTTTCGTTTCATAGATCGACACGTATTGGCCGATGATTCCAGCATAATCTGTGGGGAGACGCACAACTGGATATGTAAAATTTGCTTTGGGGGTCATCCTCCCAATTTTGAATCTATCAATAAATACCATTATGATATGTATGAGATGTATTTATTATTAAAATTTCGTTTAATAACTCATCTTAAGGTCATATGTTTAAAATCGATTTTATGTTCTTAATCTCTTTTATTAAAAAGATTTTAAAGCGATGAATTTTGAAAGTGAGCATTTCATCAACTGGAGAATTTTGTAAGTTATAAACATTCAAAATATATGATTTAAAGTTCAAATAAGGCATAATTGCTCAAATCGCCCATATATATTGGGGCAAGTGTATCGGAAATAAAAAAAAATTGAATAACCCAAAATGGGTCTTTTTTCAATAATTTTACAATACGAAAAACTTGCAGGAGAAGTGTAATATGGATAATATGAATTATTACGGGGAAAATGCCCCCAATACAATAAATGATGCAC from uncultured Methanoregula sp. harbors:
- a CDS encoding 2-isopropylmalate synthase → MLRGIVFFTDSCAREEVTVFDTTLRDGEQTPGIAFTFEQKIEIARQLSAIGVHAIEAGFPASSKAEKETVSAIKKLGLESVICGLARSVKADVDACLDCNVDMVHVFIPTSDIQRENTINKSRKEVLEITADIIGYIRKRSDLCMFSAMDATRTDWDYLIEVFRTAADAGATIINVPDTVGVISPSAMKTLIARINREVKCPIDVHCHNDFGLAVANTIAAVEAGASQVQVTVNGLGERAGNADLAQTVMIMESMYRIKTGITKERLVETSRLISRFSGIGIPPTQPVVGENVFSHESGIHSHGVLQNSATFEPGIMTPEMVGHRRRLTLGKHVGRHAVQQMLKDVHIDPEGTQLDAIVEKVKAVANKGKRVTDADLYEIAESVMGIELSHKALDLKDIAIMTGNHAIPTASVRALVNGKEHVFSAVGNGPVDAALNAILGITPAKLQLKEFSIEAISGGSDAMCHVTIAVENEYGKIFDASGSGDDIVLSSVEALVNAINLVNRA